Proteins encoded by one window of Portunus trituberculatus isolate SZX2019 chromosome 27, ASM1759143v1, whole genome shotgun sequence:
- the LOC123509386 gene encoding uncharacterized protein LOC123509386 isoform X1, which yields MEVEEVVEVGEDAFPQSKKIRLVVVPDAEGARNSKGELDSSEQTTSVLLYSNSGQLVRAEIVVDSLNENIIAVPLGTDLADFTKKSKSPQHSEDGPEMVRILETSGQTPKKPKNSPVLMVRTVQTQPAQSNAIVTKFSSPSGHIRQKQITHDSTSKTLLHSEVSARSQSKANTVSKILIATDTQQRSHHDDLLPSTKVDVPAVEVKSQLSGFSEENLPAFTSAIDKTASQGSIGEEESGSPTTVIMRLNSLDGLELDPVFQATETLAETNPESGINKSESLGVEEVQVDFQSSAAGQVEANNGSVNQSWFTSREDKAMLRWRGHAWRQGMWSREETDLLQHNIEQYCAQRGVSDPGSVIFKMSKEERSGFYRVIARGLNRPLFSIYRRVIRLYDNHNHIGKYSSEEVNKLRELHVKHGNNWQAIAAHLGRSAASVKDRCRLLNEHCNRGTWSPDEEDRLAAAVYDLAQVLPGEQVTSGISWGEVARRVRTRSEKQCRTKWLNYLNWKRTSGVEWSKADDVQLICRLSVCGAGDESQVDWTALARVWPACRSPHWLRGKWWNLKRRLPPSVQELGLSDMCQHLYNQQSLSLLQSTLVELPATFLNSSNPTSPALSALSEGKSSSPLGSAQQDCVDLSVSTVKLCIPAANFSHIINSDDNEEDFHSRLNGLVQSALLSHGVQVRSCNSASEVVVPDSADTQTQEHFLSTSSQLADPLAPSSPSDKSSRAIVVEAVEDSLPLHLSAVSRAGVGRASLLSHGGLGSGVKEEDILSDSEGGHTTTLDPSSPVVSSKLILNDPILSVSGEPLGGEEGLQADPDDSHICTGLAGD from the exons GAGCACGAAATAGCAAGGGGGAACTGGACTCAAGTGAACAGACTACCAGCGTACTGCTGTACAGCAACAGTGGCCAGTTGG TTCGAGCTGAGATAGTGGTGGACAGTCTGAATGAAAACATCATTGCTGTACCACTTGGAACAGATCTTGCAGACTTTACTAAGAAGAGCAAGTCCCCTCAGCACTCTGAGGATGGACCAGAGATGGTTAGGATTCTAGAGACCTCAGGGCAAACTCCCAAGAAGCCTAAGAATAGCCCAGTCCTAATGGTGCGGACAGTACAGACCCAGCCAGCACAGAGTAATGCCATTGTGACCAAGTTCTCCTCTCCATCTGGGCATATAAGACAAAAACAGATCACTCATGATAGCACTTCTAAAACATTGCTTCATTCAGAAGTGTCAGCCAGGTCACAGTCCAAAGCTAATACTGTCAGCAAGATACTGATAGCCACTGACACACAGCAGCGCTCCCACCATGAtgaccttcttccctccactaaAGTAGATGTGCCAGCAGTGGAGGTGAAGTCCCAACTCTCAGGGTTCTCAGAGGAAAATCTTCCTGCCTTCACCAGTGCCATTGACAAGACTGCTTCTCAGGG AAGCATTGGAGAGGAAGAGTCTGGCAGCCCCACGACAGTGATAATGCGTCTCAACAGCCTTGATGGGCTGGAGCTTGATCCTGTCTTCCAGGCAACTGAAACCCTAGCTGAAACTAAcccagag AGTGGTATCAACAAAAGTGAAAGCCTTGGTGTAGAGGAGGTACAAGTGGACTTCCAGTCTTCTGCTGCTGGTcaggtggag GCCAACAATGGAAGTGTCAACCAGAGTTGGTTCACTTCCCGGGAAGACAAAGCAATGCTACGCTGGCGGGGACATGCTTGGCGGCAGGGCATGTGGTCCAGGGAGGAGACTGACCTGCTGCAGCATAATATTGAGCAGTACTGTGCCCAGCGGGGAGTGTCTGACCCAGGCTCCGTTATATTCAAGATGTCCAAAGAGGAACGCAGTGGCTTCTACAGAGTGATAGCAAGGGGTCTCAACCGCCCACTCTTCTCCATCTATCGCAGAGTTATCAG ACTGTACGACAACCACAATCACATTGGGAAGTATTCATCAGAGGAAGTCAATAAACTAAGGGAACTTCACGTGAAACACGGCAACAACTGGCAGGCCATCGCTGCACACTTAGGAAGGTCTGCTGCCTCAGTCAAGGATCGCTGTCGACTCCTCAATGAACACTGTAACAGAGGCACATGGTCCCCTGATGAGGAAGACAGACTAGCAGCTGCAGTGTATGACCTGGCTCAAGTACTACCAGGGGAGCAG GTGACTAGTGGAATTTCTTGGGGGGAGGTGGCCAGAAGGGTGCGGACTCGGTCAGAGAAGCAGTGCCGCACAAAGTGGCTCAACTACCTCAACTGGAAGCGCACATCAGGAGTGGAATGGAGCAAGGCAGATGATGTTCAACTTATCTGCAG ACTGAGTGTTTGTGGAGCTGGGGACGAATCACAGGTAGACTGGACAGCCTTGGCCCGGGTGTGGCCTGCCTGCCGATCCCCACACTGGCTGCGTGGCAAGTGGTGGAACTTGAAGAGACGCCTGCCACCCTCTGTGCAGGAACTGGGGCTCAGTG ATATGTGTCAACACCTGTACAACCAACAGTCCCTCAGTCTTTTGCAGTCCACCTTGGTGGAACTTCCAGCCACCTTTCTTAATTCATCCAACCCAACTTCACCTGCCCTCTCTGCCCTGTCTGAAGGCAAATCTTCATCCCCTCTTGGATCCGCCCAGCAGGACTGTGTGGATCTCTCTGTCAGCACTGTCAAGCTCTGCATACCTGCTGCCAATTTCTCTCATATCATAAACTCAG ATGACAATGAGGAAGACTTCCACTCAAGGCTCAATGGACTGGTGCAGAGTGCACTGTTGTCTCATGGAGTACAAGTCCGTAGCTGCAACTCTGCCTCAGAAGTGGTGGTGCCAGACTCAGCTGACACTCAGACACAGGAGCATTTCTTGAGCACTTCCTCCCAGCTGGCAGACCCCCTGGCCCCCAGCTCACCTTCTGACAAGAGCTCTCGGGCTATTGTGGTTGAAGCAGTAGAG GACTCGCTTCCACTGCACCTGTCAGCTGTGTCTCGAGCGGGTGTAGGCCGAGCCTCTCTCTTGAGTCATG GAGGGCTTGGTAgtggagtgaaagaagaggatatcCTAAGTGACAGTGAAGGGGGACACACCACAACCCTGGACCCTTCCTCCCCTGTGGTCTCCTCCAAGCTCATCCTAAATG ACCCAATTCTGTCAGTGTCTGGAGAGCCTCTGGGTGGTGAAGAAGGGCTGCAAGCTGATCCTGATGACTCCCACATCTGCACAGGGTTAGCTGGAGATTAG
- the LOC123509386 gene encoding uncharacterized protein LOC123509386 isoform X2, translated as MEVEEVVEVGEDAFPQSKKIRLVVVPDAEGARNSKGELDSSEQTTSVLLYSNSGQLVRAEIVVDSLNENIIAVPLGTDLADFTKKSKSPQHSEDGPEMVRILETSGQTPKKPKNSPVLMVRTVQTQPAQSNAIVTKFSSPSGHIRQKQITHDSTSKTLLHSEVSARSQSKANTVSKILIATDTQQRSHHDDLLPSTKVDVPAVEVKSQLSGFSEENLPAFTSAIDKTASQGIGEEESGSPTTVIMRLNSLDGLELDPVFQATETLAETNPESGINKSESLGVEEVQVDFQSSAAGQVEANNGSVNQSWFTSREDKAMLRWRGHAWRQGMWSREETDLLQHNIEQYCAQRGVSDPGSVIFKMSKEERSGFYRVIARGLNRPLFSIYRRVIRLYDNHNHIGKYSSEEVNKLRELHVKHGNNWQAIAAHLGRSAASVKDRCRLLNEHCNRGTWSPDEEDRLAAAVYDLAQVLPGEQVTSGISWGEVARRVRTRSEKQCRTKWLNYLNWKRTSGVEWSKADDVQLICRLSVCGAGDESQVDWTALARVWPACRSPHWLRGKWWNLKRRLPPSVQELGLSDMCQHLYNQQSLSLLQSTLVELPATFLNSSNPTSPALSALSEGKSSSPLGSAQQDCVDLSVSTVKLCIPAANFSHIINSDDNEEDFHSRLNGLVQSALLSHGVQVRSCNSASEVVVPDSADTQTQEHFLSTSSQLADPLAPSSPSDKSSRAIVVEAVEDSLPLHLSAVSRAGVGRASLLSHGGLGSGVKEEDILSDSEGGHTTTLDPSSPVVSSKLILNDPILSVSGEPLGGEEGLQADPDDSHICTGLAGD; from the exons GAGCACGAAATAGCAAGGGGGAACTGGACTCAAGTGAACAGACTACCAGCGTACTGCTGTACAGCAACAGTGGCCAGTTGG TTCGAGCTGAGATAGTGGTGGACAGTCTGAATGAAAACATCATTGCTGTACCACTTGGAACAGATCTTGCAGACTTTACTAAGAAGAGCAAGTCCCCTCAGCACTCTGAGGATGGACCAGAGATGGTTAGGATTCTAGAGACCTCAGGGCAAACTCCCAAGAAGCCTAAGAATAGCCCAGTCCTAATGGTGCGGACAGTACAGACCCAGCCAGCACAGAGTAATGCCATTGTGACCAAGTTCTCCTCTCCATCTGGGCATATAAGACAAAAACAGATCACTCATGATAGCACTTCTAAAACATTGCTTCATTCAGAAGTGTCAGCCAGGTCACAGTCCAAAGCTAATACTGTCAGCAAGATACTGATAGCCACTGACACACAGCAGCGCTCCCACCATGAtgaccttcttccctccactaaAGTAGATGTGCCAGCAGTGGAGGTGAAGTCCCAACTCTCAGGGTTCTCAGAGGAAAATCTTCCTGCCTTCACCAGTGCCATTGACAAGACTGCTTCTCAGGG CATTGGAGAGGAAGAGTCTGGCAGCCCCACGACAGTGATAATGCGTCTCAACAGCCTTGATGGGCTGGAGCTTGATCCTGTCTTCCAGGCAACTGAAACCCTAGCTGAAACTAAcccagag AGTGGTATCAACAAAAGTGAAAGCCTTGGTGTAGAGGAGGTACAAGTGGACTTCCAGTCTTCTGCTGCTGGTcaggtggag GCCAACAATGGAAGTGTCAACCAGAGTTGGTTCACTTCCCGGGAAGACAAAGCAATGCTACGCTGGCGGGGACATGCTTGGCGGCAGGGCATGTGGTCCAGGGAGGAGACTGACCTGCTGCAGCATAATATTGAGCAGTACTGTGCCCAGCGGGGAGTGTCTGACCCAGGCTCCGTTATATTCAAGATGTCCAAAGAGGAACGCAGTGGCTTCTACAGAGTGATAGCAAGGGGTCTCAACCGCCCACTCTTCTCCATCTATCGCAGAGTTATCAG ACTGTACGACAACCACAATCACATTGGGAAGTATTCATCAGAGGAAGTCAATAAACTAAGGGAACTTCACGTGAAACACGGCAACAACTGGCAGGCCATCGCTGCACACTTAGGAAGGTCTGCTGCCTCAGTCAAGGATCGCTGTCGACTCCTCAATGAACACTGTAACAGAGGCACATGGTCCCCTGATGAGGAAGACAGACTAGCAGCTGCAGTGTATGACCTGGCTCAAGTACTACCAGGGGAGCAG GTGACTAGTGGAATTTCTTGGGGGGAGGTGGCCAGAAGGGTGCGGACTCGGTCAGAGAAGCAGTGCCGCACAAAGTGGCTCAACTACCTCAACTGGAAGCGCACATCAGGAGTGGAATGGAGCAAGGCAGATGATGTTCAACTTATCTGCAG ACTGAGTGTTTGTGGAGCTGGGGACGAATCACAGGTAGACTGGACAGCCTTGGCCCGGGTGTGGCCTGCCTGCCGATCCCCACACTGGCTGCGTGGCAAGTGGTGGAACTTGAAGAGACGCCTGCCACCCTCTGTGCAGGAACTGGGGCTCAGTG ATATGTGTCAACACCTGTACAACCAACAGTCCCTCAGTCTTTTGCAGTCCACCTTGGTGGAACTTCCAGCCACCTTTCTTAATTCATCCAACCCAACTTCACCTGCCCTCTCTGCCCTGTCTGAAGGCAAATCTTCATCCCCTCTTGGATCCGCCCAGCAGGACTGTGTGGATCTCTCTGTCAGCACTGTCAAGCTCTGCATACCTGCTGCCAATTTCTCTCATATCATAAACTCAG ATGACAATGAGGAAGACTTCCACTCAAGGCTCAATGGACTGGTGCAGAGTGCACTGTTGTCTCATGGAGTACAAGTCCGTAGCTGCAACTCTGCCTCAGAAGTGGTGGTGCCAGACTCAGCTGACACTCAGACACAGGAGCATTTCTTGAGCACTTCCTCCCAGCTGGCAGACCCCCTGGCCCCCAGCTCACCTTCTGACAAGAGCTCTCGGGCTATTGTGGTTGAAGCAGTAGAG GACTCGCTTCCACTGCACCTGTCAGCTGTGTCTCGAGCGGGTGTAGGCCGAGCCTCTCTCTTGAGTCATG GAGGGCTTGGTAgtggagtgaaagaagaggatatcCTAAGTGACAGTGAAGGGGGACACACCACAACCCTGGACCCTTCCTCCCCTGTGGTCTCCTCCAAGCTCATCCTAAATG ACCCAATTCTGTCAGTGTCTGGAGAGCCTCTGGGTGGTGAAGAAGGGCTGCAAGCTGATCCTGATGACTCCCACATCTGCACAGGGTTAGCTGGAGATTAG